In Xenopus tropicalis strain Nigerian chromosome 5, UCB_Xtro_10.0, whole genome shotgun sequence, one genomic interval encodes:
- the LOC108647615 gene encoding uncharacterized protein LOC108647615, with the protein MLPVSVTNTNMLPVSVTNANLLPVSVTNANLLPVSVTNANLLPVNVTNANMLPVSVTNANMLPVSVTNANLLPVSVTNANLLPVSVTNANMLPVNVTKTSMLPVSVTNANMLQVSVTKANMLPVSVTNANLLPVNVTNTSMLPVSVTKANMLPVNVTNANMLPVSVTNANFLPVSVTNANMLPVSITNANMLPVSVTNANMLPVSVTNANML; encoded by the coding sequence ATGCTGCCAGTGAGTGTTACTAACACCAACATGCTGCCAGTGAGTGTTACTAATGCCAATTTGCTGCCAGTGAGTGTTACTAATGCCAATTTGCTGCCAGTAAGTGTCACTAATGCCAACTTGCTGCCAGTGAATGTTACTAACGCCAACATGCTGCCAGTGAGTGTTACTAATGCCAACATGCTGCCAGTGAGTGTTACTAACGCCAACTTGCTGCCAGTGAGTGTTACTAATGCCAATTTGCTGCCAGTGAGTGTTACTAATGCCAACATGCTGCCAGTGAATGTTACTAAGACCAGTATGCTGCCAGTAAGTGTTACTAACGCCAACATGCTGCAAGTGAGTGTTACTAAAGCCAACATGCTGCCAGTAAGTGTTACTAATGCCAACTTACTGCCAGTGAATGTTACTAACACCAGTATGCTGCCAGTAAGTGTTACTAAAGCCAACATGCTGCCAGTGAATGTTACTAACGCCAATATGCTGCCAGTGAGTGTTACTAATGCCAACTTCCTGCCAGTGAGTGTTACTAATGCCAACATGCTGCCAGTGAGTATTACTAATGCCAACATGCTGCCAGTGAGTGTTACTAATGCCAACATGCTGCCAGTGAGTGTTACTAATGCCAATATGTTGTAA